From the Solanum stenotomum isolate F172 chromosome 4, ASM1918654v1, whole genome shotgun sequence genome, one window contains:
- the LOC125862400 gene encoding G2/mitotic-specific cyclin C13-1-like isoform X3, with product MADQENFVRVTRLAKKRAAEAMVQHLQQPNKKRVVLSEIQDLFNVGINHIEDKVFASEPLRPKCKQITKRKVKSSDDPQMCSAYASDIYDYLHQMEIEKKRRPLPDYLEKVQKDVSANMRGILVDWLVEVAEEYKLLSDTLYHAVPYIDRFLSVSVIPRQRLQLLGVSSMLIAAKYEEIKPPNVEDFAYITDNTFTKKDVVNMEASVLQSLKFEMGNPTTKTFLGRFTRIAQEGYENVDLQLEFLGYYLAELSLLDYNCVKFLPSLVAAAVIFLSRFTLQPKSHPWSLALQRCSGYRPVDLKECVLIIHDLQLSRRRSNLSAVRDKYKLHKFKCVSTLSSPLEIPDSFFEDTV from the exons ATGGCAGATCaagaaaattttgttagagttaCAAGATTGGCCAAGAAAAGGGCAGCAGAAGCAATGGTTCAGCATTTGCAACAGCCCAACAAGAAGAGAGTTGTGTTGAGTGAGATTCAAGATTTGTTTAATGTGGGTATAAATCACATTGAGGACAAGGTGTTTGCTTCTGAGCCTCTGAGACCCAAATGTAAGCAGATTACTAAGAGGAAGGTGAAAAGCTCTGATGACCCACAGATGTGTAGTGCTTATGCTTCTGATATATATGATTATCTTCATCAAATGGAG ATTGAGAAAAAGAGAAGACCATTGCCTGATTACCTTGAGAAAGTTCAAAAGGATGTGAGTGCAAACATGAGAGGGATTTTGGTTGACTGGTTGGTGGAAGTTGCAGAGGAATACAAGCTTCTATCGGATACGTTGTATCATGCTGTTCCCTACATTGATAGATTCTTATCAGTGAGTGTCATCCCTAGGCAAAGACTTCAGCTTTTGGGTGTTTCTTCGATGCTTATTGCTGC GAAGTACGAGGAAATTAAGCCGCCAAATGTTGAAGACTTTGCTTACATTACAGACAACACATTTACAAAGAAAGACGTGGTGAATATGGAGGCTAGTGTTCTACAATCCCTCAAATTTGAAATGGGAAATCCCACAACCAAAACATTTCTCGGAAGATTTACTAGGATTGCCCAAGAAGGTTACGAA AACGTTGATTTGCAGTTAGAGTTCCTCGGTTACTACCTAGCAGAGTTAAGTTTATTGGATTACAACTGTGTGAAATTCTTGCCGTCTTTGGTAGCTGCTGCTGTGATATTCCTTTCAAGGTTCACATTACAACCAAAGTCACATCCTTGG AGTTTGGCCCTTCAACGTTGCTCGGGATATAGACCAGTGGATCTAAAGGAATGTGTTCTTATCATACATGACTTGCAAttaagtagaagaagaagtaatTTGTCAGCTGTGAGGGACAAATACAAGCTGCATAAG TTTAAATGTGTGTCAACATTGTCTTCTCCTCTCGAAATACCGGATTCATTCTTTGAAGATACTGTATAA
- the LOC125862400 gene encoding G2/mitotic-specific cyclin C13-1-like isoform X2: protein MADQENFVRVTRLAKKRAAEAMVQHLQQPNKKRVVLSEIQDLFNVGINHIEDKVFASEPLRPKCKQITKRKVKSSDDPQMCSAYASDIYDYLHQMEIEKKRRPLPDYLEKVQKDVSANMRGVLVDWLVEVAEEYKLLSDTLYLTVSHIDRFLSMNVIPRQRLQLLGVSSMLIAAKYEEIKPPHVKDFCYITANTFTKKDVVKMEASVLQSLKFEMGSPTAKTFLRRFTRVAQEDVKNPDLQFEFLGYYLAELSLLDYNCVKFLPSLVAAAVIFLSRFTLQPKSHPWSLALQRCSGYRAADLKECVLIVHDLQLSRRGSALAAVRDKYKLHKFKCVSTLSSPLEIPDSFFEDTV from the exons ATGGCAGATCaagaaaattttgttagagttaCAAGATTGGCCAAGAAAAGGGCAGCAGAAGCAATGGTTCAGCATTTGCAACAGCCCAACAAGAAGAGAGTTGTGTTGAGTGAGATTCAAGATTTGTTTAATGTGGGTATAAATCACATTGAGGACAAGGTGTTTGCTTCTGAGCCTCTGAGACCCAAATGTAAGCAGATTACTAAGAGGAAGGTGAAAAGCTCTGATGACCCACAGATGTGTAGTGCTTATGCTTCTGATATATATGATTATCTTCATCAAATGGAG ATTGAGAAAAAGAGAAGACCATTGCCTGATTACCTTGAGAAGGTTCAGAAGGATGTGAGTGCAAACATGAGAGGGGTGTTGGTCGACTGGCTGGTCGAAGTTGCAGAGGAATACAAGCTTCTATCAGACACGTTGTATCTTACTGTTTCACACATTGACAGATTCTTATCAATGAATGTTATCCCTAGGCAAAGGCTTCAGCTTTTGGGTGTTTCTTCTATGCTCATCGCTGC GAAGTATGAGGAAATCAAGCCTCCACATGTCAAGGATTTTTGTTACATTACAGCCAATACGTTTACGAAGAAAGATGTTGTGAAGATGGAGGCAAGCGTGCTACAATCCCTCAAATTTGAAATGGGTAGTCCCACAGCCAAAACATTTCTCCG GCGATTTACTAGAGTTGCTCAAGAAGATGTTAAA AACCCCGATTTGCAGTTTGAGTTTCTCGGTTACTACCTAGCTGAATTAAGTTTATTGGATTACAACTGCGTGAAATTCTTGCCTTCTTTGGTAGCTGCTGCTGTGATATTCCTTTCAAGATTCACATTACAGCCAAAGTCACATCCTTGG AGTCTGGCCCTTCAACGTTGCTCGGGATATAGAGCAGCAGATTTGAAGGAATGTGTTCTTATCGTACATGACTTGCAATTAAGTAGAAGAGGAAGTGCTTTAGCAGCTGTGAGGGACAAATACAAGCTGCATAAG TTTAAATGTGTGTCAACATTGTCTTCTCCTCTCGAAATACCGGATTCATTCTTTGAAGATACTGTATAA
- the LOC125862841 gene encoding uncharacterized protein LOC125862841: MGAPVYSIAFSPNGEYMASGLLDKSINIWSVKDAKIVRTYNGDGGIFEVCWNKEGNKVAACFANKKIVQIPSERSLRTIGAPTRRGSNILSSISFNHFLLKYDLNPSKERLKDVEGSDADTGATSTTCSIQFTRFNFLLDLNSDKERLRDVDGTCITGETFEKGKIPPNGVMDG; this comes from the exons ATGGG GGCACCTGTTTACTCTATTGCATTTAGTCCGAACGGTGAATACATGGCAAGTGGATTATTGGACAAAAGCATTAATATATGGTCAGTGAAGGATGCCAAGATTGTAAGAACTTACAATGGCGATGGCGGAATTTTTGAAGTGTGTTGGAACAAGGAAGGCAACAAGGTTGCAGCTTGTTTCGCAAACAAGAAG ATTGTCCAAATACCTTCTGAACGCTCTTTGCGCACAATTGGAGCTCCTACACGAAGAGGGTCCAATATCTTGTCTTCTATATCTTTCAACCATTTTTTGCTGAAATATG ATTTGAATCCGAGTAAAGAGAGACTCAAAGATGTAGAGGGTTCAGATGCCGATACAGGTGCCACTTCAACTACTTGCTCGATTCAATTTACTCGATTCAATTTCTTGCTAGATTTGAATTCGGATAAAGAGAGACTCAGAGATGTTGATGGAACTTGCATTACTGGTGAAActtttgaaaaaggtaaaattcCACCTAATGGGGTAATGGACGGATAA
- the LOC125862969 gene encoding phenolic glucoside malonyltransferase 1-like, with the protein MASVIEQCQVAPPPSGAAELTLRLTYFDHTWLSFGRNRRILFYNLPISKPDFVQTIIPSLKHSLSLALKHYTILAGNLVCPLINSSGYPELRYLTGDSVSVTFSETIDMNFNYLIGNHPRSAKEFYPLIIPQLAEPKDAPGVQLAPLLAIKVTLFPNFGISIGFSNHHAACDGNTIVRFTRAWALQNKFGGDEQFLENDQLIPFYDRSIIKDPNEQGMAIWNVMKTFKVEMRDIIVIPNIDKIRCTFIISHNEITKLKNLILSKRPNLAHVTSFTVTCAYVWTCLIKSEATTIGEKEIDENAMEYFVCAADCRARINPPLPPSYFGNCIMGYVTQTRRVDLIGEEGFTIAVELIGEVIQKRMKDEEWILSGNWFKEFSTIDTKRLFSITGSPKFDLYSADFGWGKAEKIESVSIDNGGSMSLSKSKDSNGDLEVGLSLSKAQMNAFAAIFTHGLSLL; encoded by the coding sequence ATGGCTTCAGTAATTGAGCAATGCCAGGTTGCGCCCCCTCCCAGCGGTGCAGCTGAGCTGACGCTCCGTCTTACCTATTTTGATCATACCTGGTTAAGTTTTGGACGTAACCGACGCATATTATTCTACAACCTCCCAATTTCCAAACCCGATTTCGTCCAAACCATTATTCCTTCTCTTAAACATTCACTCTCCCTCGCTCTCAAACACTACACAATCTTAGCTGGAAACCTTGTTTGTCCACTTATAAACTCGAGTGGTTATCCTGAGTTGCGCTATCTCACAGGAGATTCTGTATCTGTTACCTTTTCTGAGACTATTGATATGAATTTCAATTATCTCATTGGTAACCATCCCCGAAGTGCTAAGGAATTTTATCCCTTAATTATTCCTCAATTAGCGGAACCTAAGGATGCACCAGGGGTCCAATTAGCCCCGCTTTTAGCCATCAAAGTGACactttttcctaattttggCATATCCATTGGTTTTAGTAACCATCACGCCGCCTGCGATGGAAATACTATAGTAAGATTCACTAGAGCATGGGCTTTGCAGAACAAATTCGGTGGAGATGAGCAATTCTTAGAAAATGATCAGCTCATTCCATTTTACGATAGGTCCATAATAAAAGACCCTAATGAACAAGGGATGGCTATATGGAATGTAATGAAGACATTTAAGGTGGAGATGCGCGACATTATTGTGATTCCTAATATTGATAAAATTCGATGTACATTTATTATATCACATAATGAAATCACTAAGCTCAAGAATTTAATACTGTCAAAACGACCAAACCTAGCTCATGTGACATCTTTCACGGTAACATGTGCTTATGTGTGGACTTGCTTGATAAAATCAGAGGCCACCACAATCGGGGAAAAGGAAATAGATGAGAATGCAATGGAGTATTTTGTATGTGCAGCAGATTGCAGGGCGCGGATCAATCCACCACTTCCTCCATCTTATTTTGGGAATTGCATAATGGGGTATGTTACACAAACAAGGCGCGTTGACTTAATTGGAGAGGAAGGATTTACAATCGCGGTGGAATTGATTGGAGAAGTCATTCAAAAAAGGATGAAAGACGAGGAATGGATCCTGAGTGGTAACTGGTTTAAAGAATTTAGCACGATAGATACAAAACGGTTGTTTTCAATTACTGGATCTCCAAAGTTTGATTTATATTCTGCCGATTTTGGTTGGGGAAAGGCTGAGAAGATAGAGTCTGTTTCTATTGACAATGGTGGATCAATGTCCCTCAGTAAGTCTAAGGATTCAAATGGAGATTTAGAGGTTGGCTTGTCTTTGTCCAAAGCTCAAATGAATGCATTTGCTGCTATATTCACTCATGGTTTAAGCTTGTTGTAG
- the LOC125862400 gene encoding G2/mitotic-specific cyclin C13-1-like isoform X1 has product MADQENFVRVTRLAKKRAAEAMVQHLQQPNKKRVVLSEIQDLFNVGINHIEDKVFASEPLRPKCKQITKRKVKSSDDPQMCSAYASDIYDYLHQMEIEKKRRPLPDYLEKVQKDVSANMRGILVDWLVEVAEEYKLLSDTLYHAVPYIDRFLSVSVIPRQRLQLLGVSSMLIAAKYEEIKPPNVEDFAYITDNTFTKKDVVNMEASVLQSLKFEMGNPTTKTFLGRFTRIAQEGYENVDLQLEFLGYYLAELSLLDYNCVKFLPSLVAAAVIFLSRFTLQPKSHPWSLALQRCSGYRPVDLKECVLIIHDLQLSRRRSNLSAVRDKYKLHKFKCVATLSSPLEIPNSFFEDTRQ; this is encoded by the exons ATGGCAGATCaagaaaattttgttagagttaCAAGATTGGCCAAGAAAAGGGCAGCAGAAGCAATGGTTCAGCATTTGCAACAGCCCAACAAGAAGAGAGTTGTGTTGAGTGAGATTCAAGATTTGTTTAATGTGGGTATAAATCACATTGAGGACAAGGTGTTTGCTTCTGAGCCTCTGAGACCCAAATGTAAGCAGATTACTAAGAGGAAGGTGAAAAGCTCTGATGACCCACAGATGTGTAGTGCTTATGCTTCTGATATATATGATTATCTTCATCAAATGGAG ATTGAGAAAAAGAGAAGACCATTGCCTGATTACCTTGAGAAAGTTCAAAAGGATGTGAGTGCAAACATGAGAGGGATTTTGGTTGACTGGTTGGTGGAAGTTGCAGAGGAATACAAGCTTCTATCGGATACGTTGTATCATGCTGTTCCCTACATTGATAGATTCTTATCAGTGAGTGTCATCCCTAGGCAAAGACTTCAGCTTTTGGGTGTTTCTTCGATGCTTATTGCTGC GAAGTACGAGGAAATTAAGCCGCCAAATGTTGAAGACTTTGCTTACATTACAGACAACACATTTACAAAGAAAGACGTGGTGAATATGGAGGCTAGTGTTCTACAATCCCTCAAATTTGAAATGGGAAATCCCACAACCAAAACATTTCTCGGAAGATTTACTAGGATTGCCCAAGAAGGTTACGAA AACGTTGATTTGCAGTTAGAGTTCCTCGGTTACTACCTAGCAGAGTTAAGTTTATTGGATTACAACTGTGTGAAATTCTTGCCGTCTTTGGTAGCTGCTGCTGTGATATTCCTTTCAAGGTTCACATTACAACCAAAGTCACATCCTTGG AGTTTGGCCCTTCAACGTTGCTCGGGATATAGACCAGTGGATCTAAAGGAATGTGTTCTTATCATACATGACTTGCAAttaagtagaagaagaagtaatTTGTCAGCTGTGAGGGACAAATACAAGCTGCATAAG TTCAAATGTGTGGCAACATTGTCTTCTCCTCTCGAAATACCAAACTCATTCTTTGAAGATACAAGACAATGA
- the LOC125862400 gene encoding putative cyclin-A3-1 isoform X4, producing MADQENFVRVTRLAKKRAAEAMVQHLQQPNKKRVVLGEIQDLSNEGIIKSRKTIKRKVKRSVTEKDKEFDVDVNLDDDPQMCGAYASDIYDYLHQLEIEKKRRPLPDYLEKVQKDVSANMRGVLVDWLVEVAEEYKLLSDTLYLTVSHIDRFLSMNVIPRQRLQLLGVSSMLIAAKYEEIKPPHVKDFCYITANTFTKKDVVKMEASVLQSLKFEMGSPTAKTFLRRFTRVAQEDVKNPDLQFEFLGYYLAELSLLDYNCVKFLPSLVAAAVIFLSRFTLQPKSHPWSLALQRCSGYRAADLKECVLIVHDLQLSRRGSALAAVRDKYKLHKFKCVSTLSSPLEIPDSFFEDTV from the exons ATGGCAGATCaagaaaattttgttagagttaCAAGATTGGCCAAGAAAAGAGCAGCAGAAGCAATGGTTCAGCATTTGCAACAACCCAACAAGAAGAGAGTTGTGTTGGGTGAGATTCAAGATTTGTCTAATGAAGGTATTATCAAATCTAGGAAGACTATTAAGAGAAAGGTGAAAAGATCTGTTACTGAGAAAGATAAGGAATTTGATGTTGATGTTAACTTGGATGATGATCCTCAGATGTGTGGTGCTTATGCTTCTGATATTTATGATTATCTTCATCAATTGGAG ATTGAGAAAAAGAGAAGACCATTGCCTGATTACCTTGAGAAGGTTCAGAAGGATGTGAGTGCAAACATGAGAGGGGTGTTGGTCGACTGGCTGGTCGAAGTTGCAGAGGAATACAAGCTTCTATCAGACACGTTGTATCTTACTGTTTCACACATTGACAGATTCTTATCAATGAATGTTATCCCTAGGCAAAGGCTTCAGCTTTTGGGTGTTTCTTCTATGCTCATCGCTGC GAAGTATGAGGAAATCAAGCCTCCACATGTCAAGGATTTTTGTTACATTACAGCCAATACGTTTACGAAGAAAGATGTTGTGAAGATGGAGGCAAGCGTGCTACAATCCCTCAAATTTGAAATGGGTAGTCCCACAGCCAAAACATTTCTCCG GCGATTTACTAGAGTTGCTCAAGAAGATGTTAAA AACCCCGATTTGCAGTTTGAGTTTCTCGGTTACTACCTAGCTGAATTAAGTTTATTGGATTACAACTGCGTGAAATTCTTGCCTTCTTTGGTAGCTGCTGCTGTGATATTCCTTTCAAGATTCACATTACAGCCAAAGTCACATCCTTGG AGTCTGGCCCTTCAACGTTGCTCGGGATATAGAGCAGCAGATTTGAAGGAATGTGTTCTTATCGTACATGACTTGCAATTAAGTAGAAGAGGAAGTGCTTTAGCAGCTGTGAGGGACAAATACAAGCTGCATAAG TTTAAATGTGTGTCAACATTGTCTTCTCCTCTCGAAATACCGGATTCATTCTTTGAAGATACTGTATAA
- the LOC125862971 gene encoding WD40 repeat-containing protein HOS15-like → MASLTSETLNFIVFRYLSESGFTHSAFTFGYEAGLNRSTMDGHLVPPGALIQFVQKGIQYLELETNLSNDDTDMDEDFKLLEPLDLITKDVDELRKIIKEKKEKVQKDKPRQKDKANADHKREPTREREMEKQQKEKEPEQDREKSDVMVLEGHTSEVFVCAWSPKGSLLASGSGDATARIWTIGDGPCNSTIPNVLVLNHLEIQATEENKDVTSLDWNSKGTLLATGSYDGGARIWKRSGELISTLNKHKEPIISLKWNKKGDYLLSGSIDKTAVVWNVKSGESKQQFDFHSGPLLDVAWRNNNSFATGSADNMIYVCKVGENKPVKTFSGHQNEINAIKWDPSGSLLASCSDDTTVKIWSMKQDVCLHDFREHSKEIHTIKWSPTGAGTNNPNQQLLLASASFDSTVKLWDVDQGRLLHSLNGHREPVYSIAFSPNGEYMASGSLDKCMNIWSVKEAKIVKTYNGDGCIFEVCWNKEGNKVAACFANKKVCVFDMRL, encoded by the exons ATGGCCTCTTTAACCTCTGAGACTCTCAATTTCATTGTTTTCCGCTACCTCAGTGAATCAG gaTTCACACATTCAGCATTTACTTTTGGATACGAGGCAGGGCTCAATAGGAGCACAATGGATGGACATCTAGTTCCTCCTGGTGCTCTTATTCAATTTGTGCAAAAGGGTATTCAGTATCTTGAACTGGAAACCAATTTGAGTAAT GATGATACTGATATGGATGAAGACTTCAAGCTTCTAGAGCCTTTGGATCTCATTACAAAGGATGTAGATGAGCTGCggaaaataataaaagagaagaaggagaaggttCAGAAAGATAAACCTAGGCAGAAGGATAAGGCGAATGCTGACCACAAACGAGAACCTACAAGAGAAAGGGAGATGGAGAAACAACAGAAAGAAAAAGAGCCTGAACAGGACAGAGAAAAGAGTGATGTAATGGTTTTGGAAGGACATACATCTGAG GTTTTTGTCTGTGCTTGGAGTCCAAAAGGGTCACTGCTTGCATCTGG GTCTGGAGACGCTACTGCTAGAATTTGGACTATTGGAGATGGTCCATGTAATTCTACTATCCCAAATGTTTTGGTTTTGAACCATTTGGAAATTCAAGCAACTGAGGAAAACAAGGATGTTACATCACTTGACTGGAAT AGCAAGGGTACCCTGCTTGCAACTGGTTCTTACGATGGCGGAGCCAGAATCTGGAAACGATCTG GGGAATTGATTAGTACTCTTAACAAACATAAAGAGCCAATCATATCTTTGAAGTGGAACAAGAAAGGTGATTATCTCCTTAGCGGTAGTATTGATAAAACTGCCGTCGTTTGGAATGTGAAGTCTGGAGAATCAAAGCAGCAATTTGATTTTCATTCAG GTCCATTGCTTGATGTTGCTTGGCGAAACAATAATTCTTTCGCGACCGGCTCCGCTGATAAcatgatatatgtttgtaaggTTGGAGAGAACAAACCAGTCAAAACGTTCTCAGGACATCAG AATGAAATCAATGCTATCAAGTGGGACCCTTCAGGTTCCTTGCTGGCTTCATGCTCTGATGATACCACAGTTAAG ATATGGAGCATGAAACAGGATGTCTGCTTGCATGATTTCAGAGAACATAGCAAA GAGATACATACCATCAAATGGAGTCCAACTGGAGCTGGTACAAACAATCCGAATCAACAGTTGTTGCTGGCAAG TGCTTCATTTGACTCTACCGTGAAGCTTTGGGATGTTGACCAAGGGCGTCTTCTTCACAGCTTGAACGGTCACAG GGAACCTGTTTACTCTATTGCATTTAGTCCGAACGGTGAATACATGGCAAGTGGATCATTGGACAAATGCATGAATATATGGTCGGTGAAGGAGGCCAAGATTGTAAAAACTTACAATGGCGATGGCTGCATTTTTGAAGTGTGTTGGAACAAGGAAGGCAACAAGGTTGCAGCTTGTTTCGCAAACAAGAAGGTCTGTGTCTTTGATATGCGATTGTAG